One Cricetulus griseus strain 17A/GY chromosome 5, alternate assembly CriGri-PICRH-1.0, whole genome shotgun sequence genomic window carries:
- the LOC103162324 gene encoding zinc finger protein 14-like produces MAKPYRHRGHWKDISHSESHQVFEISKRKPWKFQPCNDACRSFSSDHPQERSHNGDRLNENDSVRDTHDQNDEGIHKEVKHFVCKVCGESFINSIDLLNHENIHIRQERYICWKCGKTYTYGEYFESHEVTHTEGKPYACKHCRKMFTSSSILNVRQRIHSGEKRYTSKRYEKAFFVGSSSHKKHERNHSGEKPYACRHCGKHFHLARNRYKHEQVHTGKKPYSCKYCGKAFTDSRNLKGHESLHTGEKLHSCKQCGKAFTRSSTLITHERIHTGEKPYACQHCRKDFRYSSSRNIHERSHTA; encoded by the coding sequence ATGGCAAAACCTTATAGACATCGGGGACATTGGAAAGATATCAGTCATTCTGAATCACATCAGGTATTTGAAATTTCTAAGAGGAAACCCTGGAAATTTCAACCATGTAATGACGCCTGTAGGAGTTTCTCTTCTGATCATCCTCAGGAGAGAAGTCACAATGGAGACAGACTCAATGAGAATGACTCTGTGAGAGACACACATGACCAGAATGATGAAGGAATCCATAAAGAAGTGAAACACTTTGTATGTAAGGTCTGTGGAGAATCCTTCATCAATTCCATTGACCTTCTCAACcatgaaaatattcatattcGACAGGAAAGGTACATTTGTTGGAAATGTggcaaaacatatacatatggaGAGTATTTTGAGAGTCATGAAGTAACTCACACAGAAGGGAAGCCTTACGCTTGTAAGCATTGTAGAAAAATGTTTACCAGCTCCAGTATTCTGAATGTTCGTCAAAGGATTCACAGTGGAGAGAAACGTTATACAAGTAAGCGTTATGAAAAAGCCTTCTTTGTTGGCTCTAGTAGTCataagaaacatgaaagaaatcaCAGTGGAGAGAAGCCATATGCTTGTAGGCATTGTGGGAAACACTTTCATCTTGCCAGAAATCGTTACAAACATGAACAAGTTCACACTGGAAAGAAGCCTTATTCATGTAAATATTGTGGAAAAGCTTTTACTGACTCTAGGAATCTGAAGGGACATGAAAGTcttcacacaggagagaagctACATTCATGTAAGCAGTGTGGGAAAGCATTTACACGCTCCAGTACTCTCATCACCCATGAAAGAATTCACACTGGCGAGAAGCCTTATGCATGCCAGCATTGCAGAAAAGATTTCAGGTACTCCAGCAGTCGTAACATACACGAACGGAGTCACACTGCATAG